A window of Candidatus Bathyarchaeota archaeon contains these coding sequences:
- a CDS encoding PaREP1 family protein: MSVSISLPRSIFKEIEGRAWERGATIEYLIEALLRDSDPSASATVYLEGALQLLEQAEQELERGDLRQASEKIWGACALAIKAHALSKRGKRIESHRELWSYKNEVADEIGGWVRITFKLADSMHKNFYEDLATREDVEDVLKDVEKLVKAVELSIKSRAGS, from the coding sequence ATGTCTGTGAGCATAAGCTTGCCCAGGTCTATCTTTAAGGAGATTGAGGGGAGGGCTTGGGAGAGGGGAGCCACTATAGAGTATCTAATTGAGGCATTGCTGAGGGATTCAGACCCCAGCGCCAGCGCCACAGTCTATCTTGAAGGAGCCCTGCAGCTCCTGGAACAGGCCGAGCAGGAGCTGGAGAGAGGTGACTTGAGACAGGCATCTGAAAAGATATGGGGTGCCTGCGCCTTGGCGATTAAGGCGCACGCTCTATCAAAGAGGGGTAAGAGAATAGAATCTCATAGGGAGTTATGGTCCTACAAGAATGAGGTGGCTGATGAGATAGGTGGGTGGGTTAGGATAACATTCAAACTTGCTGATTCCATGCACAAAAATTTCTATGAGGACCTAGCGACGAGAGAGGATGTAGAAGATGTTTTAAAAGATGTTGAGAAACTCGTCAAGGCCGTGGAATTATCAATCAAATCGAGAGCTGGATCATAA